Proteins encoded in a region of the Vicia villosa cultivar HV-30 ecotype Madison, WI linkage group LG5, Vvil1.0, whole genome shotgun sequence genome:
- the LOC131605682 gene encoding uncharacterized protein LOC131605682 yields YWDIGEPNSVYNYCGAIMWFEERVQKQYNATYPKFSMCCSQGRIVLPHYKKAPQPLHDLFHKHDTRSKLFMDNIRSFNSMFAFTSMGGKIHGEINNGHDAPPMFVMNGENYHQIGSLLPLPGSQPKFAQLYIYDTENEIKNRMEVVRMEDNAAPLKAGIVNEIKDVLDEYNQYCKHYRMVRQKINECNVPILRLRILGKRGYDGRRYNLPTTSEVAALIVGDFDSVEERDIIVETQSGWLKRISILSSPYLPLQYPSLFPRGEDGYWEGIQYNDVSDAPTIKRQMVTIKEWFSYRIQQRENDLAPLLFAKRLFQQFLVDGYSMIESSRLKWVRNHQKELRADMYKGLTEAILRGETGPSTTGRRIVLPSSFVGGTRYILQNYQDAMAICAWTGYPDLFITFTCNQKWPELVTFLSKYNLKSEDRPDLVCRIFKIKLDHLIKDIKKGHLFGKVKAVIYTIEFQKRGLLHAHILVFLHHEFRCVNPNDIDKIISAEIPDKEADIELFKIVSSLMIHGPCGAQNKKSPCMQNGKCTKYFPKRFLDNTTIDASGYPIYRRRDNGNFIKKVESFADNRFVVPYNRHLLLKYNAHINVEWCNQYRSIKYLFKYVNKGHDRVTARFYNSANGTNDSEISDEIKMYYDCRYLSSCEAAWRIFSFDINYREPSVERLPFHLENQQYIVYDDVAPINRVINKPNIENTKFLAWMEANKKYEEGRNLTYNQFPLKFVWKDSEKQWSPRKKGFIIGRVHFAPPGSGERYYLRTLLNYVKGPRNYQEIKTVNNVLYDTFKDACFAMGLLHDYKEYIDAIIESSNWGTGTFLRKLFATLLISKQLSRPEDVWHKTWHYLGDDILHRQRLILQLPDLELSDDDIKSLVLQDLESFLQSNNRSLSDFPIMPQIDASLTSESQNRLIYDELNYDTQLLAIEHTQLMSTMTVEQRTVYDKIMARVEENKPGIFFLYGYGGTGKTYIWRAMSAALRSKADIVLTVASSGIAALLIPGGRTAHSRFSIPLDIDEYSTCGIDQNTPLAQLIAKTKLIIWDEAPMLHKHCFEAVDRTFRDVLRFCNNGNLNIPFGGKVIVFGGDFRQILPVIPKATRQDVVHVTINSSYLWNYCEVLTLHTNMRLLTGSPDVDVRQRKLFSDWVLGIGDGTIGEQGDDYITLEIPDDLLIKSSTDSISSIVHSIYPSFLDNMNDPSFFQDRAILAPKNNIIDNINDYMLSLIPTELKTYLSFDTPYSANPDIDVPNDVHTPEFLNTISASGLPNHELKLKVGVPVMLLTNIDQSSGLCNGTRLIITKMGKYVLEGRILSGRNIGNKVYIPRLSLTPSDPRIPFKFQRRQFPLVISFAMTINKSQGQSLNHVGVYLPQSVFSHGQLYVVISRVTSRIGLKLLIATDEGQHTNNTLNVVYKEVFQNLK; encoded by the exons TACTGGGACATTGGAGAACCAAATTCAGTTTATAATTATTGTGGTGCAATCATGTGGTTTGAAGAAAGAGTACAAAAGCAATATAATGCAACATATCCTAAATTTTCTATGTGTTGTTCTCAAGGAAGAATTGTGCTTCCTCATTATAAGAAAGCACCTCAACCATTGCACGATTTATTTCACAAACATGACACAAGAAGCAAATTATTTATGGATAACATTAGATCGTTCAATAGTATGTTTGCTTTCACTTCTATGGGTGGTAAAATTCACGGTGAAATAAACAATGGCCATGATGCACCTCCAATGTTTGTCATGAATGGCGAGAACTATCATCAAATCGGAAGTCTCCTCCCTCTTCCTGGAAGTCAGCCTAAATTTGCTCAATTATACATTTACGACACTGAAAATGAGATAAAGAACAGAATGGAAGTGGTTAG aATGGAAGACAATGCTGCACCGCTGAAAGCCGGAATAGTTAATGAAATAAAGGATGTTCTTGACGAATATAATCAATATTGTAAACATTATAGAATGGTTCGTCAAAAAATCAATGAATGTAATGTACCAATATTGCGGTTACGAATCTTAGGTAAGAGAGGTTATGATGGCCGGAGATACAATCTACCCACGACTTCAGAGGTAGCTGCATTAATTGTAGGTGACTTTGATAGTGTTGAAGAGAGAGATATCATTGTTGAGACTCAATCTGGATGGTTAAAGCGTATTTCAATTTTGAGTTCACCTTACTTGCCATTGCAATATCCATCACTATTTCCTCGAGGAGAAGATGGATATTGGGAAGGAATCCAATACAATGATGTATCAGATGCACCAACAATAAAAAGACAAATGGTAACTATCAAAGAGTGGTTTTCTTATAGAATCCAACAGAGAGAAAATGACTTGGCTCCATTGTTGTTTGCTAAACGTTTATTTCAACAGTTTTTGGTTGATGGATATAGCATGATAGAGTCTTCCAGATTAAAATGGGTTCGAAACCATCAAAAAGAATTGAGGGCCGACATGTATAAAGGTCTCACAGAGGCAATTCTAAGAGGAGAGACTGGTCCTTCAACCACAGGAAGACGAATTGTGTTGCCGTCAAGTTTTGTAGGAGGCACACGGTACATCCTTCAAAACTACCAAGATGCTATGGCTATTTGTGCATGGACTGGATATCCTGatttatttattacttttacaTGCAATCAAAAATGGCCAGAATTAGTTACATTTTTGTCTAAATACAATCTAAAATCAGAAGACAGGCCTGATTTAGTTTGCAGAATATTCAAGATTAAACTTGATCATTTGATAAAGGATATAAAGAAAGGACACTTATTCGGAAAAGTCAAAGCAG TGATATACACAATTGAGTTTCAAAAACGTGGGTTACTACATGCTCATATTTTGGTATTTCTACATCATGAATTTCGATGCGTAAATCCCAATGATATCGACAAAATAATTTCAGCTGAGATTCCTGATAAAGAAGCTGATATAGAACTATTTAAAATAGTCTCTTCACTTATGATTCATGGTCCATGCGGTGCTCAAAATAAAAAATCTCCTTGCATGCAAAATGGAAAGTGCACAAAGTATTTCCCAAAGAGGTTTCTCGATAACACCACTATTGATGCAAGTGGATATCCAATATATAGAAGGAGAGATAATGGTAATTTCATTAAAAAAGTTGAGTCTTTTGCAGATAACAGGTTTGTCGTACCATATAATAGGCATTTACTACTAAAATACAATGCTCATATAAATGTTGAATGGTGCAATCAGTATCGATCTATTAAGTATCTTTTTAAGTATGTCAACAAAGGGCATGATCGTGTTACCGCTAGGTTCTATAATAGTGCCAATGGAACCAACGATTCGGAAATTTCTGATGAAATCAAAATGTATTATGACTGTAGATATTTGTCATCATGTGAAGCAGCTTGGAGAATATTTAGTTTTGACATTAACTATAGAGAACCTTCTGTTGAGCGACTACCTTTTCATTTAGAAAATCAACAATATATTGTTTACGACGATGTTGCTCCAATTAACCGAGTTATCAATAAGCCAAATATAGAAAATACCAAATTTCTGGCATGGATGGAAGCAAATAAAAAATACGAGGAAGGAAGAAATCTTACATACAATCAATTTCCTTTGAAATTTGTTTGGAAAGATTCTGAAAAACAGTGGTCTCCCCGTAAAAAAGGTTTCATAATTGGTAGAGTTCATTTTGCACCACCTGGATCGGGTGAGAGATATTATTTGCGGACTTTGCTTAATTATGTCAAAGGTCCACGAAATTATCAAGAAATCAAGACAGTAAACAACGTGTTATATGATACATTTAAAGACGCATGTTTTGCTATGGGTTTACTACATGATTATAAAGAATACATAGATGCCATTATAGAGTCCAGCAATTGGGGTACAGGTACTTTTTTGCGAAAATTATTTGCAACCCTTTTAATTTCAAAACAACTATCCAGACCAGAAGATGTTTGGCACAAAACATGGCACTATTTGGGTGATGACATCTTGCATAGGCAAAGACTCATTCTTCAACTTCCAG ATTTGGAATTATCAGATGATGACATAAAAAGTTTAGTATTACAAGATCTCGAATCATTTTTACAGAGCAATAATAGGAGTTTAAGTGATTTTCCCATAATGCCTCAAATAGATGCATCTCTTACATCTGAAAGCCAAAATAGACTCATTTATGATGAGTTAAATTATGATACACAACTTCTGGCTATAGAACATACTCAATTGATGTCAACTATGACTGTTGAACAGAGAACAGTATATGACAAAATTATGGCACGAGTTGAAGAAAATAAACCAGGCATTTTTTTCCTATATGGGTATGGTGGTACTGGAAAAACTTACATTTGGAGGGCTATGTCAGCAGCATTAAGATCTAAAGCAGATATTGTCTTAACAGTGGCATCGAGTGGAATCGCTGCTTTGCTTATTCCTGGAGGAAGAACAGCCCATTCAAGATTCTCTATACCGCTAGACATTGATGAGTATTCCACTTGCGGTATTGATCAAAATACCCCTTTAGCACAATTGATAGCAAAAACAAAACTCATTATATGGGATGAAGCTCCAATGCTCCATAAACATTGTTTTGAAGCTGTTGATAGAACATTCAGAGATGTTCTTCGATTTTGTAATAATGGAAATTTAAATATTCCTTTTGGGGGAAAGGTTATTGTTTTTGGAGGAGACTTCAGACAAATTCTACCAGTTATTCCTAAAGCAACAAGACAAGATGTGGTTCATGTTACCATTAACTCCTCATATCTTTGGAATTATTGTGAAGTCCTGACGTTGCATACAAATATGAGGCTACTTACTGGGAGCCCTGATGTTGATGTTAGACAAAGAAAATTGTTTTCAGATTGGGTGTTAGGGATTGGTGATGGAACAATTGGAGAACAAGGTGATGACTATATCACACTTGAAATTCCAGATGATTTACTAATTAAAAGTTCAACAGATTCAATTTCATCTATTGTTCATAGCATTTATCCGTCATTTTTGGATAACATGAATGATCCATCTTTTTTTCAAGACAGAGCTATACTTGCcccaaaaaataatattattgataACATTAATGACTACATGTTATCATTAATTCCCACTGAATTAAAAACGTATCTAAGTTTTGACACTCCATACTCGGCGAATCCAGATATAGATGTGCCTAATGATGTACACACACCTGAATTTTTAAACACCATTAGTGCATCTGGCCTTCCAAATCATGAGTTGAAACTCAAGGTTGGAGTACCTGTAATGTTATTAACAAATATAGATCAATCTTCTGGATTATGCAATGGAACTCGACTAATCATCACAAAAATGGGAAAATATGTGCTTGAAGGAAGGATTTTATCGGGAAGAAATATTGGTAATAAGGTGTATATACCTAGGTTGTCATTGACACCTTCTGATCCAAGAATTCCTTTTAAATTTCAACGGAGACAATTCCCTTTGGTTATTTCATTTGCAATGACTATTAATAAAAGTCAAGGACAATCTTTGAACCATGTTGGAGTTTATCTTCCACAGTCTGTTTTCTCACATGGACAATTATATGTTGTCATTTCAAGAGTTACATCAAGGATCGGTTTGAAATTATTGATAGCTACGGATGAGGGTCAACATACAAATAACACATTAAATGTCGTTTACAAAGAAgtgtttcaaaatttaaaataa
- the LOC131605683 gene encoding uncharacterized protein LOC131605683, producing the protein MGTVWKDLLEARYGNTRLKVLIGDVSILSKKESHWWRDLIVSDNFERLLFDHFMSAIKCNIGNGASTPLWYASWTGRKSLMESFPFLFSLAGNFSDSIYLAGDFIDGGWCWNFTRWFDEGSPAAAVAAELKHHDRYSSRAPPAAASVNSPAAAGDATVADSAFSQQLAAAIQEVQGVMNLVPIKDNCVDNFSWALSSNGCFSVNSCYEFFKASLSGPPMESNKVLAFNYLWKFKVPSRILCFGWRFLLNRIPTRDQLVRRGVLVGGSDSVCALCSKEEETLSHLFFLCNISIRIWRRVFMWLDISEDLTIDEFGDFFHFYGKIHCLNKRMIVGTVWLATVWVIWLKRNAVIFKKEDFSFTECMSDIVLLSWRWLCASHRRVNLCSFYNWNILPLLCFER; encoded by the coding sequence ATGGGTACGGTGTGGAAAGATTTGTTAGAAGCTCGGTATGGCAATACGAGGCTTAAAGTGTTGATTGGGGATGTTTCTATCTTGTCTAAAAAGGAGTCTCATTGGTGGAGGGATTTAATAGTCTCGGATAATTTTGAGAggcttttatttgatcattttatgaGTGCTATTAAATGTAATATTGGCAATGGAGCATCTACTCCGTTGTGGTACGCGTCTTGGACGGGTCGAAAATCTCTTATGGAATCctttccttttttattctctcTAGCCGGGAATTTTTCGGATTCTATTTATCTTGCAGGGGACTTTATTGATGGAGGTTGGTGCTGGAATTTCACAAGATGGTTCGATGAAGGGAGCCCGGCGGCTGCTGTTGCTGCAGAATTGAAACATCACGACAGGTACAGCAGTAGAGCTCCACCGGCTGCTGCTTCTGTTAACAGTCCGGCTGCTGCTGGCGATGCAACAGTGGCGGATTCTGCCTTCTCTCAGCAGCTGGCAGCGGCGATTCAAGAGGTGCAGGGTGTCATGAATTTGGTGCCGATTAAAGATAATTGTGTTGACAACTTCTCTTGGGCTTTGTCTTCCAATGGGTGTTTTTCCGTTAACTCTTGCTATGAGTTTTTTAAGGCGTCTCTATCCGGTCCTCCAATGGAAAGTAATAAGGTTTTGGCCTTTAACTATTTATGGAAGTTCAAAGTTCCTTCTAGAATTCTTTGTTTTGGTTGGAGATTTTTATTAAATAGAATACCAACTAGAGATCAATTGGTGAGAAGGGGTGTCTTGGTGGGAGGAAGTGATTCGGTTTGTGCCTTATGTTCTAAAGAGGAGGAAACATTATCTCACCTTTTCTTCTTGTGTAATATTTCGATCCGAATTTGGAGAAGGGTGTTTATGTGGCTTGACATATCCGAAGATTTGACTATTGATGAGTTCGGGGATTTCTTTCATTTCTACGGGAAGATTCATTGCTTAAACAAGCGTATGATTGTGGGTACCGTTTGGCTTGCTACGGTTTGGGTGATATGGTTAAAGCGCAATGCGGTGATCTTTAAGAAGGAAGACTTTAGTTTTACCGAATGCATGTCGGATATTGTATTACTATCTTGGAGGTGGTTGTGTGCCTCTCATAGGAGAGTCAATCTTTGTAGTTTTTATAATTGGAATATTCTACCTCTTCTTTGTTTTGAAAGGTAG